TCCATATATGGATAATTAAAATACTTGCAGATGCTTGATATTGGACGCCATAAAGAAAATAAATAATATAAGGTGCAAGAAAGCTAGTAATAATAGCAATACTAATAGAGATAATAACTAAAATGTTAATAATAAGTTTTAATTTGGAGTAATAGTTTTCTTCATTAACTGCCCTAGCTTTAATTAGTGTTGGTGTTACAGATGACATGATAATCATTGGAATTAAATACCAAATTTCACTAATTTTTGTGGCAGCAGTATAAAGCCCTACAGCTTCATAATCTAGCATCTGGGCTAACATAACTTGGTCGATACGCATATAAATTATGATGGTTAGCCCTGAAAGTATAAGAGGCCAACACTGTTTTATTATTTTTTTAATATAATTTAAATCAATTTTCCAAGTAGTTATTTGTTGTTTTCTACTGAGATAAGCAAAGACTATTAAACTACTGATAATAAACGCATCTAATAAAAAAATACTGGCAATAGCAAGTAATGAGGCTTTACAGAGAATTAGAATTATTTTTAATAGACTACAAATCACGAAAGAACAGTTTTCAGACCATACAATGTATTTAGATTGAGTGTGAGACTCAAAGAAATAACGGATTACATCACTAGCTTTAAAGAGCAATGAAAAGCCAATAACGATTGCAATAACCTTTGAAGTATTATCTGTAAATAAAATAAAAGTTAAAAGTAATAGGATTAAAAAAGCGAGAACAGAAGTCACTATTTGTATAAAAAATGTACTTCCCATAATTATATTAGTTAATTTAGGTTCATTAACTAACTCTTTAACAGTAATGCTGTTTAGACCAAAGCCTGCAATAACAACTAAAAAACTTATAATTGCTAGCACATAATTTAATAATCCAAGTTGTTCTGGGCCTAAATAGCGTGCCATCCATGCGCCAATAAATAATCCGACACCCATACGGAAAATTTTATCGAAAAAAAGCCAGCCCATATTATTAATTATTTTATTTAAGTAAGGCTTTTGCGATAATTTATTTTTGATATGGTTAGGAATTAGTTTCATGAATTAACTGTTGGGCGACCTATAGAATAATAAGTAATGTTTAGTTTTTTCATGTTCTCTAATGCGTAAAGATTGCGACCATCA
This portion of the Entomomonas sp. E2T0 genome encodes:
- a CDS encoding flippase; protein product: MKLIPNHIKNKLSQKPYLNKIINNMGWLFFDKIFRMGVGLFIGAWMARYLGPEQLGLLNYVLAIISFLVVIAGFGLNSITVKELVNEPKLTNIIMGSTFFIQIVTSVLAFLILLLLTFILFTDNTSKVIAIVIGFSLLFKASDVIRYFFESHTQSKYIVWSENCSFVICSLLKIILILCKASLLAIASIFLLDAFIISSLIVFAYLSRKQQITTWKIDLNYIKKIIKQCWPLILSGLTIIIYMRIDQVMLAQMLDYEAVGLYTAATKISEIWYLIPMIIMSSVTPTLIKARAVNEENYYSKLKLIINILVIISISIAIITSFLAPYIIYFLYGVQYQASASILIIHIWTGVFVSLGVASSQWFVIENLQLLSLYRTLCGAIVNLVMNFLLIPIIGGLGAAISSLIAMACTALIYDLFNRQTKMFFYMKIRSFNLFHTINLLMKYIKQK